The genomic DNA ACTATTCAGGATCAGCGCTATCGCGACTACAGCAAAAGCGTTGACTTTATTCAGCGCTATATCTTCCCCGGCGGATTTTTACCCAGCATTACGGCAATGAGCGAACTGATGACGCGCCACACCGATTTCGTGGTACGCAACCTGTTTGATATGGGACCCGATTACGCCCGGACGCTGGCCCACTGGCGGCAGCGGTTTATCCACGCCTGGCAGGAGATTGAAAAACTGGGGTTTGACGAGCGCTTCCGCCGGATGTGGCTTTACTACTTTGGCTACTGTGAGGCCGGATTTAAGGCCCGCACCATCAGCGTGGTGCAGCTAACGGCAGAGCGGGTATGAAACGTCATTTTTCGCTCTTTTTGCTGGCCATTGGCTTCGACCTTTACTGGCTGCTGGTGGTGATGTTTCGCGAGCGCGGCCAGCTATTATGGCTGGCGCTGGCCATCCTGGCCTGCATTCTGCTGCCGTCGGCCTACCGTTTGTATGCCCTGCTGCTGGCCGTGGCGGGCGGCGGGTTAGATGTATTGTGGGGGCTGTCGGGGCTGATTCACTTTCAGGGTGCCGCGCCGTTGCCGCTGTGGCTGATGGCGCTGTGGCTGATGTTCGCTGCCGTCTGGACGCGTTTGACCTATTCCACCACCCTGCCGGGATGGGTGCTGGCGCTGATAGCAACCTGCGGTGGCCCGGTCGCCTACCTGGCGGGCGCGCAGCTGGGTGCGATGACCTTTGTACAGCCTGTGCCGGTTGTTATGGGCGCAATGGCGGCCGGGTGGCTGGCGCTCATGCTGGCGTTTCACATCCTGATGGGGAAACGGCAATGAAATCTGTCGTGCTGTTACTGCTGTGGCTACTCGTTGCAACGCCTGCCGTTGCCGCTGACTGGTTAAGCTGGCGCAAAGCAGGGGAGGCGACGCTGACGTGGGGACCGTTTACGGTCTACACCTCCCAGTTGCTCACGCTCGACGGGCACTACCGCGGGCAATGGCAAAATCAGGCGCTGATTATCACGTATCAACGCAATATCGACCGGGAGGCGCTTGTCGACGCCACGCGTGAGCAGTGGCAGGCGCAGGGGATTCTTACACGCGAAGCGCAGAGCGGGGCCTGGCTACGCATGCTTGCGGATTTATGGCCGGACGTCGCGCCAGGGGCGCAGTTGGCCTTTGTATTGACCGCAAAGCAGGGGCAGTTCTGGTATCGCGCATCCGCGAGCGCGCCGCGCTTTATACCGCTCGGGAAACCGCAGTCGGCTGATTTTAGCGAAAATTTCCTCGCCATCTGGCTGGGACCCCGCACGCAATATCCCGAGCTGCGTCAGCAGCTCACCGGAGGTAAAAAATGAAACGTTTATTGACCCTATGCCTGCCGCTGATGATGCAACTCACCGGCTGTAGCAGCGACGTTGCCGATTACCGCCAGCAGCAGCCGGTGCTGGATATTTTTCATTACTTCCAGGGGGAAACGGAGGCCTGGGGGATGGTGCAGGATCGCAGCGGTAAGCAGCTTCGCCGCTTCCACGTTGAAATCAACGGCGATGTGGTTGGCGAGACCCTGACCCTCAACGAACGGTTTGTGTATGACGATGGCGAAAAGCAGCAGCGGGTGTGGCATATCCGTCGTCTTAGCGCTGACCGCTATGAGGGCACTGCGGGTGATATTGACGGCGTGGCAACGGGTAAATCGGCAGGCAATGCCTTCAACTGGCATTACAGCATGAATGTGAAAGCCAGCGGCAGAACCTGGCTATTGCATTTTGACGACTGGATGTACCTCCAGGACGGCAAACATTTATTCAATAAAACTGAGATGAAGAAATTTGGCCTCACCGTGGGGACGGTGACGCTGTTCTTCTCCCGTAAAGCGCAGTAGCGAGGAGGCGCCCATGAACACGCAACCTGTTATAGGCATCAGCGGCTGCTTAACCGGCGCGGCCGTCCGCTTCGACGGCGGGCATAAACGGACGGACTTTGTGATGGACAAGCTGGCGCACTGGGTGGCCTTCCGGCCCATTTGCCCGGAGATGGCCATCGGCCTGCCGGTCCCGCGACCGGCGCTGCGGCTGGTACAAACGACGGCAGGCGATATCCGTATGCGCTTCAGCCACGCGCCTGATGATGATGTCAGCGAAAAAATGCACGCTTTTTGCGACGAGTACCTGTCCGGGCTGGGCGAACTGTCGGGATTTATCGTCTGCGCCAAATCCCCCAGCTGCGGTATGGAGCGGGTGCGGTTGTATGACGAAAAGGGAAACCGGGGACGTAAAGAAGGCGTTGGTCTGTTTACCGCCGCGCTGCTGGCGAAATATCCCTGGCTGCCGGTGGAAGAAGACGGACGACTGCACGATCCGCTGCTGCGCGAAAATTTCGTCGAACGGGTGTTTGCGCTGCATGAACTCAATACGCTGCGTAAAAACGGCCTGACCCGCCGGGCTCTGCTGGATTTTCATAGCCGCTATAAACTGCAGCTGCTGGCGCATCATCAGGCGGGCTATCGCGAAATTGGCCCGTTTGTCGCGACGCTGCACCAGTGGGAGGATCTGGAGGCCTTCTTTGTGACCTATCGTGACAAGCTGATGGCGATCCTTAAGAAGCCTGCTTCACGTAAAAACCACACCAATGTCTTGATGCATATTCAGGGGTATTTTCGCCATCAGCTAACGATGCGTCAGCGGGGAGAGCTGCGTGAGGTTATTCTGAACTATCGGGCGGGGCTGCTGCCGATTCTCGCCCCGATGACCCTGCTGAAGCACTATCTTGCGGAATACCCGGACGGCTACCTGCTGACGCAGAATTACTTCGACCCCTATCCGCAGGATCTGGCGCTACGGCTGACGGTAAATTAAGGGCCATTCCCTACCGCTGGCCGCGGGCAGAAAAAAACGCGCCGCCTTAAAAAGGTGGCGCGTTTCGGCTATGGCGTTGAACGGCCTATTGTTCGTCAGCCCATTCGGCCATTTCAATAATAATAAAGTGCGCGTGTTTGTCTTTCGCCTTGAAGGTCAGGGTCATTGGCCCGACGACTTCCAGTGAATCACGTTCATCCAGGGTCACAATACCGCCGACATTGACGCTGTCTTCAATGCTGTTGATGTAGGCCTGGCGACCGGCTTTAAGCTCATAGGTGACTTCTGCATCGCTCTCGGTCAGTTCGCTGACAAACATATTCACATCCTGATTCAGATGCAGCGGGGCATCGTCTTCATTTTGCAGGCTGCCGACGATATGCAGCAGCTTGTTCTCGCGATCCTGATCGGTGAATTTATGGTTTTCATAACGCACTTCCAGACCTTGTTTGGGCGGCAGAATCCAGATTTGCAGGAAGCGACACCAGTCATCATGGTTGTTCAGCTCCGAGTGCCACACGCCGTTGCCTGCGGTGACCGTCTGCACATGCCCACGGCTTAGCACGTCTTCGACCTGCGTTGCGCTGTCCCAGTGGGTCAGGTTGCCTTTCACCAGATAGCTGACGATTTCCATATCCTTATGCGGATGGCGATCGAAGCCGCTGTGTGGTTTAACATCATCATCGTTTACCACCCGCAGCACGCCGTAATGCATGTTTTCAGGGTCGTAATAGTTCGCGAATGAAAAATGAAAATAGGTGTTCGCTGGATGATATTCACTGGCTGGCAGATAATGCAGCAGTTCCGCGCCTTTTTTACGATAATGACTAGCCATAACAGATGATCCTCAATGTTGTTCTGATGCACGTATCATAGGCAGGGGATGGATGCAGATAAATCAGGGCTCAGGTAAGACACCATTACGCAAAATGAAAGAATACGACCTCATCTCACTTCGCAGCTTTGTCGCCGTGGTTGAAAGCGGCAGCTTTAATAATGCTGCCATCCAGCTTGATACCAGCAGCGCGGCCATCAGCCGCCGGGTTTCCGCTCTGGAAGCGGCGTTAAGCGTGAAGCTTATCAATCGCACCACTCGCCAGCTTGATTTAACGCCCAGCGGGCAACAATTCTATCAGGACGTTTTAGGGATTTTAGGCGCGCTCGAGCAGGCAGAAGAGCGGCTTAACTGTGCGCAGGAAACCTACAGCGGCATTATTCGGCTCGGTG from Klebsiella sp. WP3-W18-ESBL-02 includes the following:
- a CDS encoding DUF2878 domain-containing protein, with product MKRHFSLFLLAIGFDLYWLLVVMFRERGQLLWLALAILACILLPSAYRLYALLLAVAGGGLDVLWGLSGLIHFQGAAPLPLWLMALWLMFAAVWTRLTYSTTLPGWVLALIATCGGPVAYLAGAQLGAMTFVQPVPVVMGAMAAGWLALMLAFHILMGKRQ
- a CDS encoding DUF3833 domain-containing protein, with the translated sequence MKRLLTLCLPLMMQLTGCSSDVADYRQQQPVLDIFHYFQGETEAWGMVQDRSGKQLRRFHVEINGDVVGETLTLNERFVYDDGEKQQRVWHIRRLSADRYEGTAGDIDGVATGKSAGNAFNWHYSMNVKASGRTWLLHFDDWMYLQDGKHLFNKTEMKKFGLTVGTVTLFFSRKAQ
- a CDS encoding YbgA family protein; this encodes MNTQPVIGISGCLTGAAVRFDGGHKRTDFVMDKLAHWVAFRPICPEMAIGLPVPRPALRLVQTTAGDIRMRFSHAPDDDVSEKMHAFCDEYLSGLGELSGFIVCAKSPSCGMERVRLYDEKGNRGRKEGVGLFTAALLAKYPWLPVEEDGRLHDPLLRENFVERVFALHELNTLRKNGLTRRALLDFHSRYKLQLLAHHQAGYREIGPFVATLHQWEDLEAFFVTYRDKLMAILKKPASRKNHTNVLMHIQGYFRHQLTMRQRGELREVILNYRAGLLPILAPMTLLKHYLAEYPDGYLLTQNYFDPYPQDLALRLTVN
- a CDS encoding pirin family protein codes for the protein MASHYRKKGAELLHYLPASEYHPANTYFHFSFANYYDPENMHYGVLRVVNDDDVKPHSGFDRHPHKDMEIVSYLVKGNLTHWDSATQVEDVLSRGHVQTVTAGNGVWHSELNNHDDWCRFLQIWILPPKQGLEVRYENHKFTDQDRENKLLHIVGSLQNEDDAPLHLNQDVNMFVSELTESDAEVTYELKAGRQAYINSIEDSVNVGGIVTLDERDSLEVVGPMTLTFKAKDKHAHFIIIEMAEWADEQ